The genome window GTAAAGGAGCCTTCTAAGGAGGTATGTTCTTATAAAAATGATGAAACCAACAACGGAGGCATGATGACCGAAGATGTGGAGGGGTTGGGACCTGTGCTGTATTATGCTGATAAAACCCAAAAAGGCAAGTATGAAATAAGGGTAAACTATTATAACCAGCAGCAAGAGCGTGCTTCTACCAAAACCAGGGTGTACATAGTAGTTTATCGCAATTGGGGCAGGCGCAACGAAAAGGTGACGCATAAGGTGATTACGCTTGACAGCAAAAATGCCAATACTGTAGAAGCGGAAGATAAAATGGTGCGCATTGGTAAAATAAGGTTTTAGAGCTTGAGCTTTATGTATAGTACATTCCTTGGGGAAGCTTGCCCCAAGGAATGATTTAACCAAAGGTTAAGGATATTGGTAAAGTACTTCTATAGGGAGTTTTTCATAACTATGGTGTGGTGCGTTCATAATGTCCTGACACGAGGTAATGCCCTGGGGCAGTAGGTTGGGTACTTTGTGGATGTGTAGATACACTCCGTTTTTGTCTTTGGCATAAGGAAACAGCGCATTGTTGGTAGTAAAAGTTTTAGGGTCTGCCCAGCCCAATTTATAAATAGTTACTCTGGGCGAAAAACGTTCTTGAGTAAAAACTTCCTCTATTAGGTATACCCCGCGCCTGTCTTTGCAATAAAAATACTCAACATTTTTGGCTTCTGGGTAGGCAGTATGTATGATGGGTTGGTTGCCAGGGTTGGCTTTAAAATGTCCTATTTTTATAAAGGTCTGCGCATCTATTTCTTTGAGGGCAATGCTTTTGTGGCGACCAGCATTGTAGTAAAAAACTTGGTTGTTTTTGCTAAACATTTGGATACTTGTGGTTAAAAAAATAAATAATAC of Microscilla marina ATCC 23134 contains these proteins:
- a CDS encoding DKNYY domain-containing protein, with translation MFSKNNQVFYYNAGRHKSIALKEIDAQTFIKIGHFKANPGNQPIIHTAYPEAKNVEYFYCKDRRGVYLIEEVFTQERFSPRVTIYKLGWADPKTFTTNNALFPYAKDKNGVYLHIHKVPNLLPQGITSCQDIMNAPHHSYEKLPIEVLYQYP